ATCGCGGACATGTTTGGCCGAAGAGCGCGACCGGTGCTTGAAGTGGGGCCAGTGCAGATTGCCCCGTATGAGATCTTGGTCCAGATTGTTAATTCCGGGCGTGGCGCAGCACGAGGCCTGTTCATCGAACTCGGGGTGGATGGGCCGTTTTATAGAAATGGCGGGGGCGTCGATGGAAATCGGAATGAGGGGCTACCCTACGTTGGCCGCAATATTGACGGGACTTGGTTGCACGCAGGCGACGCCAACACATTGCTTCATCCGACGATGCACGCGACGGTAGGGGGGGTGTGGCTAGGCTTTGAGCCAGCCAAGTTGATCAGCCAAGGAATCGTTCCAAAGGTCTTGAAGATTCGCTACAAGGTCGGCGCCCTCGACATCGCCCCTAGGTCGGGGGTTCTTGAGGTCCATCTCAGAGAACCGTGACTGCCGTGAACATACGCCTGTCACAACAGCACGTGCTACGGACGTAAAAGCCCTCTGGAGAGGGCTAGATCGTCATCCGATCACAGCACCGCGCTCTATGAACGCTTTCGCGATGAGAGAGAGCTTCCGCATCAGCGTCTGATGTTCTGGGGTTCGCATCAACGCCACCTCGTGCGCAGTTGGTTCACCCAGGATGTAGATCAGCAAGTGCCCATGGGTCTGATCGCTCGCATACACCAGCGCCCGATCACTCACCTTTCGTGATCGTCTCCGCCATTGAATATCCCACTTAACGAGCGCGGAGGCTTCCAGCGGGACTAGATGAACGTGCTCCAGCCCGCCAGGGGCAATGTACGAGCTGTCCTTTCCGAACAGGTAGCTGGAGTACTCCCCAGCCACGCCGAGTGACTTCCAGTGATCAAACTCGGCAGCGAAATTGTCCGGGTCTTCGCTCAGCGTGGTGAGTTGCCGACGCAAGGCCTGCGTGCAACGGGTTGCCAACGGAGGCTCGGCTCAGTCGATGTGAGCGAAGGCATCGAGCGCGGACTCGACTGTGAAGAGGCGAGCGTTGGCCGGGTCTGCAATCTTGCGAAACGTGTTGTAGGTCTGCTCGCTGACGCGCACCACAGTCTGTGGACGCTTCTTGAGGACGCGCACAGCGTAGCTCACCCGCGCCGCTCGACGCGTGGGCGTCAGGTGCTTTTGCAGGCCGGTAACGGTGACTACGGCGGTCGTCATAAATTTCTGTTCGCGGTCTTAACTTCCAACGGAAGTTATTTTCACCCAATTGACGGTTCCGTTAATAGGTCAAACGCTATGTCCTTGGGAGTACCGTAGATGAATGCGGCCTCTGGGAGTTTCAACTTTTCGTGGATTCCCCGGTTGACATCCCGTCAATGCTACGTTGACCGCTACATAATCAATAGCACGATTGCCTTCTTGACAGGGTTGCTGCGTCGCGACATCGGGCGCAGCAGCGGGTCAAACGAGCGGCTGCGCGGCCGACGCGCCCGACCGACCACTAAATAATGCCGTTAATTAACGGTCGTCCGTCGTGTTGATTGGCCTCAACCAGTCCACCGCCGCTTGGTCAGGAGACATCGCTCGGAGGCGTTCGTCGCGCCACAAGCCATGCGCGACTTCCTCCAGATCGAGCGGATCAACGGTGTGCCGCTGCTGCTGCAGCCGGTGCGCACAGGCGGCAATCCAGACGGTT
The Variovorax paradoxus genome window above contains:
- a CDS encoding type II toxin-antitoxin system YafO family toxin; this encodes MATRCTQALRRQLTTLSEDPDNFAAEFDHWKSLGVAGEYSSYLFGKDSSYIAPGGLEHVHLVPLEASALVKWDIQWRRRSRKVSDRALVYASDQTHGHLLIYILGEPTAHEVALMRTPEHQTLMRKLSLIAKAFIERGAVIG